From Actinomyces slackii, a single genomic window includes:
- a CDS encoding response regulator, whose translation MSSRLTPPPIGVALVDDDAMALAHLESYFTTAPDIRVLLATRSAEKAIRLLESQQVDVLITDIHVQLGALDGAGLTRQALAACPRTGVILLTTTDTDDDLMVGLRAGASGFLLKSASAEEIMAAVRTVHSGGKVVAPAKTARLIDHALASMRTADGSVDLSDREHDVLRLLCDGASNRKIASRLSISEATVKTHVSVLLHKTGASSRLEIVVWAFRHGYASQLRQPAEPVSTPC comes from the coding sequence ATGTCTTCCCGGCTCACTCCACCGCCCATCGGCGTCGCCCTGGTCGACGACGACGCCATGGCCCTGGCCCACCTGGAGTCCTACTTCACCACCGCCCCCGATATCAGGGTCCTGCTGGCCACCCGCTCGGCCGAGAAGGCCATACGGCTCCTCGAATCCCAGCAGGTCGACGTTCTCATCACCGATATCCACGTCCAACTGGGCGCCCTGGACGGGGCGGGGCTGACCCGTCAGGCGCTGGCGGCCTGCCCGCGCACCGGCGTCATCCTGCTGACCACCACGGACACCGACGATGACCTCATGGTGGGCCTGCGCGCCGGTGCCAGCGGATTCCTGCTCAAGAGCGCCTCCGCTGAGGAGATCATGGCCGCGGTGCGCACCGTCCACTCCGGGGGCAAGGTCGTGGCCCCCGCCAAGACCGCCCGCCTCATCGACCACGCCCTGGCCTCGATGCGCACGGCCGACGGCAGTGTCGACCTCTCCGATCGCGAGCACGATGTGCTGCGCCTGCTGTGCGACGGGGCCTCCAATCGCAAGATCGCCTCGCGGCTGTCCATCTCCGAGGCCACGGTCAAGACGCATGTCTCCGTGCTGCTGCACAAGACCGGGGCCTCCTCGCGCCTGGAGATCGTCGTGTGGGCCTTCCGGCACGGCTACGCCTCGCAGCTCCGCCAGCCCGCCGAGCCCGTGAGCACGCCCTGCTGA
- a CDS encoding variant leucine-rich repeat-containing protein, giving the protein MTALADRDRAALATAQDPGTPTGSLMVLAGNHPELRRVIVDNPACSPELREWIIRLEAADDERPGGERRADEDSLAPFGWEPSDIGADPDPFGTVIGDPLMGSPLFDETESRADPPEQEADSGKTGRPGGAGPAASRSASAARPAPRPSGPPSVSQQPPTRPGAPSQVPAPVPGGPAQAGAPDRSAPGYGVQTYGAQTYGQTYGAPGAQAGLPGVAPPPAVPRPHPAAGGPEQKDDGRPAKGAQKSQSGSGCTNVLAWVMLVLIFLAIRSCS; this is encoded by the coding sequence ATGACCGCCCTCGCCGACCGTGATCGCGCCGCCCTCGCCACCGCACAGGACCCCGGCACGCCGACCGGCAGCCTCATGGTGCTGGCCGGCAACCATCCGGAGCTGCGCCGCGTCATCGTCGACAACCCAGCCTGCTCGCCGGAGCTGCGCGAGTGGATCATCCGCCTTGAGGCCGCCGACGACGAGCGCCCCGGAGGCGAGCGCCGGGCCGATGAGGACTCCCTGGCGCCCTTCGGCTGGGAGCCCTCCGACATAGGCGCAGACCCCGACCCCTTCGGCACCGTGATCGGCGACCCGCTCATGGGCTCCCCGCTCTTTGATGAGACGGAGAGCCGGGCCGACCCGCCCGAGCAGGAGGCCGACAGCGGGAAGACCGGTCGCCCCGGTGGTGCCGGTCCCGCCGCGTCGCGGTCGGCCAGTGCCGCGCGACCGGCCCCCAGGCCCTCGGGCCCGCCCTCGGTCTCGCAGCAGCCCCCCACCAGGCCTGGCGCGCCTTCTCAGGTCCCGGCGCCCGTCCCCGGCGGGCCCGCGCAGGCCGGTGCGCCGGACCGCAGCGCGCCCGGTTACGGTGTGCAGACCTATGGGGCGCAGACCTATGGGCAGACCTATGGGGCGCCCGGTGCTCAGGCCGGCCTGCCCGGGGTGGCGCCGCCTCCCGCCGTGCCCAGGCCTCACCCGGCAGCGGGCGGGCCGGAGCAGAAGGACGATGGACGCCCCGCCAAGGGCGCGCAGAAGTCCCAGAGCGGCAGCGGCTGTACGAATGTGCTGGCCTGGGTCATGCTGGTGCTGATCTTCCTGGCGATCCGGAGCTGCTCCTGA
- a CDS encoding metal-sensitive transcriptional regulator, translating to MAGYSGTKEDHLGRLRRIEGQVRGISRMVEEDVYCIDVLTQIAAATKALQAVGLGLLQEHMSHCVLHAAQTDPQEGQDKIDEAYRAIARLVRS from the coding sequence ATGGCCGGATACAGCGGGACCAAGGAGGACCACCTGGGGCGGCTGCGCCGCATCGAGGGCCAGGTCCGCGGCATCTCCCGCATGGTGGAGGAGGATGTCTACTGCATCGACGTCCTGACCCAGATCGCCGCGGCCACCAAGGCCCTCCAGGCCGTGGGTCTGGGACTGCTCCAGGAGCATATGAGCCACTGCGTCCTCCACGCCGCCCAGACCGACCCCCAGGAGGGTCAGGACAAGATCGACGAGGCCTACCGGGCCATCGCGCGACTCGTGCGCTCCTAA
- a CDS encoding YcaO-like family protein produces MHRSALTEDVPPSLARAAELESPYGLVSRSAELPQAAGEPVFAIWTAFLGDLSAALDSQRVWRHRAESGNIDGAGGAIDADRARHIAIVESMERYSSCAWSEDELIWDTAAGLGEGAIGPEHWPVCSPTELADPHCGLRDPDPRVPIRWVRGWSLTRGREVFVPAILAYLNFPLHSPSEFFTNPVSTGTAAHADLREAVLGGLLEVIERDSISLTWLQRLRLPRVEVDPDALDAVAAEYHRVGTSTGLEVHLFDATTDYGVPVLYAVQTSSDDTELAQVVAATCDLDPQRALAKIYRELASLRIALRSYARNPRSKKEVTDQDLTVVGGALANADPQMRHVFDFLLQGPRPVRPLSQVGALPEGGDPLERVVSHLERAGAEAIVVDLTTDEARQVGMHVIKALIPQAMPLSFSHRARFLATPRLYQAPRAMGLEVHEEKDINPVKQPFA; encoded by the coding sequence ATGCACCGGTCAGCACTCACTGAGGATGTGCCCCCCTCCCTGGCCCGCGCGGCCGAGCTGGAGTCCCCCTACGGCCTGGTCTCGCGCTCGGCCGAGCTCCCCCAGGCCGCGGGCGAGCCGGTCTTCGCCATCTGGACCGCCTTCCTGGGGGACCTGTCCGCCGCACTGGACTCCCAGCGCGTGTGGAGGCACCGGGCCGAGTCGGGCAACATCGACGGCGCCGGCGGGGCCATCGACGCCGACCGCGCCCGTCATATCGCCATCGTCGAGTCCATGGAGCGCTACTCCTCCTGCGCCTGGAGCGAGGACGAGCTCATCTGGGACACCGCCGCCGGCCTGGGGGAGGGCGCGATCGGCCCCGAGCACTGGCCGGTCTGCTCGCCCACCGAGCTGGCCGACCCCCACTGCGGCCTGCGGGACCCCGACCCCCGGGTCCCCATCCGCTGGGTGCGCGGATGGTCCCTGACCCGCGGACGTGAGGTCTTCGTCCCCGCCATCCTGGCCTACCTCAACTTCCCCCTGCACAGCCCCAGCGAGTTCTTCACCAACCCGGTCTCCACGGGCACCGCCGCCCACGCCGACCTGCGCGAGGCCGTCCTGGGAGGCCTGCTGGAGGTCATCGAGCGGGACTCGATCTCCCTGACCTGGCTCCAGCGCCTGCGCCTTCCCCGCGTGGAGGTCGACCCCGACGCCCTGGACGCCGTGGCCGCCGAGTACCACCGGGTCGGCACCTCCACCGGGCTGGAGGTCCATCTCTTCGACGCCACCACCGACTACGGCGTGCCCGTGCTCTACGCCGTTCAGACCTCCAGCGACGATACCGAGCTCGCCCAGGTCGTGGCGGCCACCTGCGACCTGGACCCCCAGCGGGCCCTGGCCAAGATCTACCGCGAGCTCGCCTCCCTGCGCATCGCCCTGCGCAGCTATGCGCGCAACCCCCGCAGCAAGAAGGAGGTCACCGACCAGGACCTCACCGTCGTCGGGGGAGCCCTGGCCAATGCCGACCCGCAGATGCGCCACGTCTTCGACTTCCTCCTCCAGGGCCCCCGGCCGGTCCGCCCCCTGTCCCAGGTGGGCGCCCTGCCCGAGGGGGGCGACCCCCTGGAGCGGGTTGTCTCCCACCTGGAGAGGGCCGGCGCCGAGGCTATCGTCGTCGACCTGACCACCGATGAGGCCCGCCAGGTGGGCATGCATGTCATCAAGGCCCTCATCCCCCAGGCCATGCCCCTGTCCTTCAGCCACCGCGCCCGCTTCCTGGCCACCCCCCGCCTCTACCAGGCGCCCCGGGCCATGGGCCTGGAGGTCCATGAGGAGAAGGACATCAACCCCGTCAAGCAGCCCTTCGCCTAA
- a CDS encoding heavy-metal-associated domain-containing protein has translation MADFTDTGIDRTTTLKVSGLTCGHCVAHITEELEAIEGVKNVSILLNKEGQSTVTVVSDVLLTDSALARAIDEAGDYTLDAVERDEPVA, from the coding sequence ATGGCCGACTTCACCGACACCGGCATCGACCGCACCACCACGCTGAAGGTCTCAGGACTGACCTGCGGGCACTGCGTCGCCCACATCACCGAGGAGCTTGAGGCGATCGAGGGGGTCAAGAACGTCTCCATCCTGCTGAACAAGGAGGGGCAGTCCACCGTCACGGTGGTCTCCGACGTCCTGCTGACCGACTCCGCCCTGGCCCGGGCCATCGACGAGGCCGGGGACTACACGCTGGACGCCGTCGAGCGCGACGAGCCGGTGGCCTGA